From the genome of Malus sylvestris chromosome 6, drMalSylv7.2, whole genome shotgun sequence, one region includes:
- the LOC126626680 gene encoding uncharacterized protein LOC126626680, producing MARMTSPRSPMPKSPMPKSPMVCEKYETGCMWHLYGLFNFRQGHSNKKLLSHRRHLKRIDDGNLRTKLDLLNKIDEKCENMDVGMKNKTQTVDSDMASKRKLKGEELSTELRLNKNIASDQVKHLQSDSKFVGPLPKNNGKTSNNRQRSHDIPLHGLKNDTKHRKPSNSTSAEKPLNKLSSAALPEVLSNEVHRKKRRGCGCKSIDYVKYDQINENNHLPVQMNAADAITSQKIIDGVNHQSKQLSDALQILNSNKELFVELLQDPNSLIVKHIEDPRESQTRKHQSKSVCEENISECRTSKARQSKGPSGIHNLNSSDFYLSQESSYSDFAERKVVLKAGPPRLQNSSDGIYSCSSMQSYYSFNNDGESERPANFSLSRMKRKLRCAIGVSSKEQDLKTINGTLQISPCQGLEDSKGKGVKIMRRNSPSTINSADSEVLSKSSFDIENRNNIGKVNECESSIGCETASTRGTGLQNPNISLVSQPKKKESETFAELLMKGNKDKNNFVRQTPKTCERVASFPEYDFLPTRSPERDWENTFVDEPTRFSPYSNYQLVYENKSGLQKEKKTCYSTPLRQDVEAMPENKKLDDQLQVLDILRNIDIKGLGDNSRPKGCVQILENNSTMHRGETNSLEFPSESDSTDKVTTIEVKDTIHSGETSSLEVLSKPESTEKTNTIETSNATYLGETNPFEDQPLTSSPDVFSSTPSIQGVEDSDNIKDKREQPSPVSVLEQYFVDATSPASTIFEPAEEHHSHPLTRSHLDPETSSLREHQVISEYIKAVLQASTSNWDELSLMPHSSDQLLDPFLFDAVKLQANQFNSDCMLFFDCINEVLVEVYHTHLPCSPWVSFIKPIASRQFSENTVIHEVMKSVDQYLLPHSSPQKLQQIVEKDIACSGAWLDLRNDSEEVIFKMVEGVLEELIMETIF from the exons ATGGCAAGGATGACATCGCCGAGAAGTCCTATGCCGAAGAGCCCTATGCCAAAGAGCCCTATGGTTTGCGAAAAGTACGAGACAGGATGCATGTGGCATTTATATGGCCTCTTTAACTTTCGTCAAGGTCATTCAAATAAGAAGCTGCTTTCACACAGGAGGCATTTAAAGAGAATTG ATGATGGAAATTTAAGGACCAAGCTTGATTTGCTTAACAAAATAGATGAGAAGTGCGAAAACATGGAT GTCGGAATGAAGAACAAAACTCAAACAGTTGATTCTGATATGGCAAGTAAAAGAAAGCTTAAGGGGGAAGAATTGTCCACTGAGCTGCGGTTGAATAAGAACATTGCCTCTGATCAAGTGAAACATCTGCAATCTGATTCTAAATTTGTTGGTCCATTACCAAAGAATAATGGAAAGACTAGCAATAATCGTCAGAGATCTCATGATATACCTCTTCATGGTCTGAAGAATGACACTAAGCATCGAAAACCTTCTAATTCAACTTCAGCGGAAAAACCTTTAAATAAGCTCAGCTCAGCAGCATTGCCGGAAGTATTAAGCAACGAGGTGCATAGAAAAAAGAGACGAGGATGTGGCTGTAAAAGTATTGATTACGTTAAGTATGACCAGATTAATGAAAATAATCATCTGCCGGTACAGATGAATGCAGCGGATGCCATCACAAGTCAGAAAATCATTGATGGGGTGAACCACCAGTCTAAACAATTATCAGATGCATTGCAGATTTTGAATTCGAATAAAGAATTGTTTGTAGAACTCCTACAAGACCCGAACTCTCTGATAGTTAAACACATTGAGGACCCCCGAGAATCTCAGACAAGAAAACATCAGAGTAAATCTGTCTGTGAAGAGAACATTTCAGAATGTAGGACAAGTAAAGCAAGGCAATCTAAAGGTCCTTCCGGCATTCACAATTTAAATTCCTCTGATTTTTACCTATCTCAGGAAAGTAGCTATTCTGATTTTGCAGAGAGAAAAGTAGTTTTAAAAGCTGGCCCACCAAGGTTGCAAAATTCTTCAGACGGTATCTATTCTTGCTCCTCTATGCAATCTTATTATAGCTTTAACAATGATGGGGAAAGTGAGAGGCCTGCAAATTTTTCCCTCAGCCGTATGAAGAGGAAACTGAGATGTGCTATAGGGGTAAGCAGCAAAGAGCAGGACTTGAAAACAATCAATGGTACACTTCAAATATCTCCTTGCCAAGGCTTAGAAGACTCTAAAGGAAAAGGTGTCAAGATCATGAGAAGAAATTCACCTAGCACCATTAATTCTGCTGACAGTGAAGTACTGAGCAAGTCTTCTTTTGATATCGAGAACAGAAACAACATAGGCAAGGTGAATGAATGTGAATCAAGCATTGGATGTGAAACTGCATCAACCAGGGGAACTGGCCTTCAAAACCCAAACATTTCACTTGTTAGCCAACCAAAGAAAAAGGAATCTGAAACTTTTGCAGAATTGTTAATGAAAGGAAACAAGGATAAGAACAACTTTGTAAGACAGACGCCAAAAACCTGCGAAAGGGTGGCATCATTTCCTGAGTATGACTTCTTGCCTACACGCAGTCCGGAGAGGGACTGGGAAAATACATTTGTTGATGAACCAACGCGATTTTCACCCTACAGCAATTACCAACTGGTATATGAGAACAAGTCTGGGCttcagaaagaaaagaaaacctgCTACTCGACTCCACTGAGGCAGGACGTAGAGGCCATGCCTGAGAATAAGAAACTTGATGATCAATTGCAAGTTCTTGATATACTGCGAAATATTGACATCAAAGGGCTGGGAGATAATTCAAGGCCTAAAG GCTGTGTCCAAATTTTGGAGAATAATTCCACCATGCACCGAGGAGAAACAAATTCCTTAGAATTTCCCTCTGAATCGGACAGCACAGACAAAGTAACTACCATAGAAGTCAAGGATACTATCCACTCAGGGGAAACTAGTTCTTTGGAAGTTCTATCCAAACCAGAGAGTACGGAGAAGACCAATACCATAGAGACTAGTAATGCTACATACCTAGGAGAAACTAATCCTTTTGAGGATCAGCCATTAACATCTTCACCAGATGTTTTCTCATCAACTCCAAGTATTCAGGGGGTGGAAGATTCTGATAACATCAAAGATAAACGAGAGCAGCCAAGTCCAGTTTCTGTGCTTGAGCAGTATTTTGTAGATGCCACCAGTCCTGCAAGCACCATATTTGAACCTG CTGAAGAGCACCATTCTCATCCTCTTACGAGGTCCCATTTGGACCCTGAAACTTCTTCTTTGAGGGAACACCAAGTTATCTCCGAGTACATTAAGGCAGTGTTGCAAGCTTCCACCTCAAATTGGGATGAGCTCTCACTGATGCCCCATTCATCAGATCAACTGCTTGATCCATTCTTGTTTGATGCAGTAAAGTTACAGGCTAATCAATTCAATAGTGATTGTATGCTGTTCTTTGACTGTATAAATGAAGTCCTTGTCGAGGTAtatcatactcatcttccatGCTCCCCTTGGGTGTCATTTATCAAGCCAATTGCCTCAAGACAATTTTCCGAGAATACTGTGATTCATGAGGTGATGAAGTCTGTTGATCAGTACCTCTTACCACATTCATCGCCACAGAAGTTGCAACAAATTGTTGAAAAGGACATAGCATGCTCTGGGGCATGGCTAGATCTCCGGAATGATTCTGAGGAGGTCATTTTTAAGATGGTTGAAGGTGTTTTAGAAGAATTGATCATGGAAACCATATTTTAA